The genomic DNA GCATCTTGGGAAATTCTCTTGATCGGGAGGGGGGATCGCCGGGTTCGCGCTGGCTTCCGGTTGCGAAAGCGCACGGTGTTTGGCACCAGTCGGGATAACGGCAGGTGAACACGGAATCTGGAGGCTTCGCGAACCCGCCAAGGCGCTCCGACAAGCTCACCTGGAGAGATAGCCTTCCGACGCCGGCATCTGGACCATACCCCTGCCCAAACGACCCAAAAGCCTGTAAAATCGCGAGTTCTGCGGGCGTCGTATAATGGTAATACCCTAGCTTCCCAAGCTAGAGCCGTGGGTTCGATTCCCATCGCCCGCTCCACTTTCCGGCTGAGTGTTCAGCGGAATCCAGCAAGAGCCGCCTCCCTGAAGGCGGCTTTTTTGTAGTGGCAACGGCCCGGCACAGCGCGCAAGCCGCGCAGCCCTCACCCTTGCAGCAGCATCGACAATGATCCACGATCCAAACGACTCCGGCCTGCCGGACGACTCCTCTACGTCTGCGAGCGCAGCCGCCGACCAGCCCACCGGCAACGAGCCAAACACGCTGTATCACCGCCGCATCCGCAGCTTCGTCACGCGCGCGGGTCGCGTATCGACCGGCCAGCGCCGTGCGCTCGACGAGTTTGGTCCGCGCTTCGTCGTGCCCTATGCGCCGCAGCAGCCCGACTGGACCGCTGTGTTCGGCCGCGAAGCCCCACGCGTGCTGGAGATCGGCTTCGGGATGGGCGCCACCACGGCAGAGATCGCCGCTCACCGTCCCGGCGACGACTTCCTCGGCGTCGAAGTCCACGAGCCAGGCGTCGGCGCATTGCTGAAGCTGATCGGCGAACAGTCGCTGACGAACATCCGCATCATCCAGCACGACGCGGTGGAAGTGCTCGAGCAGATGATCGCGCCCGACAGCCTCGACGGCGTGCACATTTTCTTCCCGGACCCGTGGCACAAGGCGCGCCATCACAAGCGCCGGCTGATCCAGCCGAAGTTCGTCGCGCTGCTCGTGTCGCGATTGAAGCCGGGTGCGTATCTGCATTGCGCGACCGACTGGCAGAACTATGCCGAACAGATGCTCGAAGTCCTCGGCGCCGATCCGCTGCTCGAGAACACCGCCGACAACTACGCGCCGCGCCCCGACTATCGCCCAGTGACGAAGTTCGAGCGACGCGGCCTGCGGCTCGGCCACGGCGTGTGGGACCTCGTGTTCCGCAAGCGCGGCGCCGCGTAACGCGACGAAACAGCCAGCCAGCTAAAAAGGTCCGCATCCGCGGACCTTTTTTTCATCGCACGGCAGACCTCAATCGGCCCAGCTCAATCCGCCGCTATAACCGATCAGCAGGATCAGCAGACCAAAGCCGATCCGATACCACGCGAACACCGTGAAGTCGTGCGAAGCGATGTAGCGCAAGAGCCAGCGTATGCAGATAAACGCACTGACGAACGCCGCCGCGAAGCCGAGCGCGAAGCTGCCGAGCGCATCGGTGGTGAACAGATGCCAGTCCTTGTACAACTCGTAGGCAGTCGCGCCGAAGATGATCGGAATGGCGAGAAAGAATGAAAACTCGGTCGCGACGCGGCGCTCGATGCCGAACAGCATGCCGCCGATAATTGTCGAGCCCGAGCGCGAGGTCCCCGGAATCAGCGCAAAGCACTGCGCGAGGCCGACTTTGAGTGCATCGAGCGGGCTCAGATCGTCGATGCTTCGCACCCGCACCGCCGCGTCGCCGCGCGCACGCTGACGCGCCTCCGCCCACAGGATCACGACGCCGCCCGCGGCCAGCGCAAACGCGACTGGCACCGGCGAAAACAGCGCCTCCTTGATCGACTTCTCGAACAGCAGGCCGAGCACGACTGCCGGAATCGTCGCGATGATCACGTTCAGCGCGAATCGCCGCGCTTCGGGCCGGCTCGGCAGACCCACGATCACGTCGCCGATGCGGCGGCGAAACTCCCAGCACACGGCGAGGATCGCACCGAGCTGGATCACGACATCGAAGGTCTTCGCGTGGTCGTCGGCGAAATCGAGCAGACTGCCGACGACGATCAGATGCCCAGTGCTCGACACTGGCAAGAACTCCGTCAAACCCTCTACCACGCCGAGAATCAGTGCCTTACAAGCCAGTAGCCAGTCCATCCGTGCCCCTTATCGCGGTAGGTTGTCGCAACGAAAAGGGCCGGCACGGTCATCACTGGCATGCGCGGCCCTGGTGGCCGCGCGTGCGTGTCATTTTTCGACGATCTGCACGCGTATGCCGTTTGTAAGAATGGTGATTGTACCGGGTTCGTAATGGACGCCGGCAAATTGCAGTTGCTCGGGCTTGAAGGTGTAGATCGGATAGTTGGTCAGTAATTGGGTCGCGAGCAACCCGGCGGCCGCGTTGATCTGCTGCGTATAGACCTGAGCGTGGCCGTTCACGCTGACGTTATCGACACTCGGCGACTTGAGGATCACCGAGCGGCTCGCCGCGTCGTAGGCGAGTTCGCTCGACAACGTGAACACGCCATCGACAGGCTGTTGCAGGAACGGGCTCGCGAAACGCGCGTCGAGCTTCACCGACACGCGGTTCGCATCGGGCTGCATGCCCACCACCGGGTTGCTCAGCGCGACGTCGAACACCTGCGACACCGTGCGCTGATACGGGAACTTGCGCTGCACGGCCTCCTGGACCTGCTTCTGCGAGAACGTGTAGTGCGACGGCATGAACGGAAACGTCGG from Paraburkholderia sp. HP33-1 includes the following:
- the trmB gene encoding tRNA (guanosine(46)-N7)-methyltransferase TrmB is translated as MIHDPNDSGLPDDSSTSASAAADQPTGNEPNTLYHRRIRSFVTRAGRVSTGQRRALDEFGPRFVVPYAPQQPDWTAVFGREAPRVLEIGFGMGATTAEIAAHRPGDDFLGVEVHEPGVGALLKLIGEQSLTNIRIIQHDAVEVLEQMIAPDSLDGVHIFFPDPWHKARHHKRRLIQPKFVALLVSRLKPGAYLHCATDWQNYAEQMLEVLGADPLLENTADNYAPRPDYRPVTKFERRGLRLGHGVWDLVFRKRGAA
- a CDS encoding undecaprenyl-diphosphate phosphatase, which translates into the protein MDWLLACKALILGVVEGLTEFLPVSSTGHLIVVGSLLDFADDHAKTFDVVIQLGAILAVCWEFRRRIGDVIVGLPSRPEARRFALNVIIATIPAVVLGLLFEKSIKEALFSPVPVAFALAAGGVVILWAEARQRARGDAAVRVRSIDDLSPLDALKVGLAQCFALIPGTSRSGSTIIGGMLFGIERRVATEFSFFLAIPIIFGATAYELYKDWHLFTTDALGSFALGFAAAFVSAFICIRWLLRYIASHDFTVFAWYRIGFGLLILLIGYSGGLSWAD
- a CDS encoding DUF1439 domain-containing protein, with the translated sequence MTRPAAPARRRFLRAALTGGSVLGITVSLAACASPTFPFMPSHYTFSQKQVQEAVQRKFPYQRTVSQVFDVALSNPVVGMQPDANRVSVKLDARFASPFLQQPVDGVFTLSSELAYDAASRSVILKSPSVDNVSVNGHAQVYTQQINAAAGLLATQLLTNYPIYTFKPEQLQFAGVHYEPGTITILTNGIRVQIVEK